The genomic region CGTGGTGCTCTGCTTAATGACTATAATCTTGAGATCGGGGCAGGGCTTGGGCCTATGGCAGGCACGGTATGGCGTATCGGACTGATGGGTTATGCCGCACGCAAGGATAATGTGCTGAAATGTCTGGCTGCACTTGATGAGGTGCTAGGCCGGGTAGATGCACCGGTGAACAATGGTGTTGCTGTAGCCGCAGCGCTGGCCGCGTACGAATAATAAAGATATGCCCGGGGTATATATTGCCCTGGGCATGCTTCAATATTGATTGGTTTTCAGTCCTGAATTACCTGTCGTAAACCTTTTTCATAGCCGTATCACGCAGTAGCTTGGCAAACGCAGGGTATTGGCTGCAAGCGGCATCAATGGTTTCAGTTGGAAACAGAATGGCCTCTACTTCACCAACGGCAATGACATCAGCTACAGGTGGGCTGATCTTTGACATTGATACCTCACCGGCGGTATCACCAGCCTGCTGCCTGTCCACTTCGGTACCATTGGAGATCACTTTCACACTTCCCGAAATCAGCAGGAATAGCGATCTGTTTTCACCATTCTCTTCGATCAGTTTTTCATCGGAGCTGAATGTTGTAATGGTGCTGTGATCAGCCATCAGAGCTAAACCTTCGGCAGGCAGAGGGGCAAAAAGGGGGTTGCCCTTCATCAATGTTATAGTGTTTGCCGTATCAATCATATCAGACCCCTGTTTCAGAATCGCAACACTCTAGAGATCAATTAGGGATGTGCACCTTTTGATTATGAAGGTGGATTGTTTGCATTAAAAAAAGCAGATTTGCGCTACTTCTACTATTAAGGAGCTCCATTATCACTGTTTGCCTCTCTCTCTCTGAGCTAGCTGATGCCTGATCAACTGATACATATTCTTTCACCACAGGTGGCCAACCAGATCGCTGCCGGTGAAGTGGTGGAGCGTCCTGCCTCTGCAGTCAAAGAGCTGGTGGAGAACTCACTTGATTCCGGTGCCAGCAGAGTTGTTGTGCGCATCACTGGCGCAGGCAAAAAGTCGATTGTGATTGAGGATGACGGCTGTGGCATGAGTGCTGCGGATGCCGAACTGGCACTGCAGCGCCACGCCACCAGTAAAATTGAGAGCTCGGAAGATCTGCATCTGATCGCCAGCCACGGCTTTCGCGGAGAGGCGCTGCCTTCGATCGCTTCGGTTTCACGTTTTCGTATGCAGACGGCTCTGGCAGGCAGCAGTGAAGGGGTTGAGGTGCGCGTAGATGGTGGTGGCACTACCGAGGTGCGTCCGGCCCCGCCTCGCAAAGGCACCCGCATCGAGGTGCTTGATCTCTTTCTCAACACACCTGCACGGCTGAATTTTATGCGCACCGACAAAACCGAGGATGCCGCGATTGTTGAGGTGTTCCGCTCACTGGCCCTGGCCAATCCATCGGTGGCCATGCTGCTGGAGCTTGATGGTCGCAAACGTTTTGATTTTTCACCACAGGATGAGCGATCGCGCGTGATGGCGATTCTGGGTGGTGATTTTGCCGACAATAGTATCGAGATGGCTATCGAACATGAGGGGATGCAGATCTCCGGCCATCTGGGTTTGCCGACATTCCACCATCGCGACTCCACGCGCATGCTGTTTATGGTCAATGGGCGTGTGATTCGCGACAAACAACTACTGGCAGCCGTGCGTGCAGGTTACCGCGATGTGATGTTCCATGACCGCTATCCTGTGGCAGTGATCAGCATTGAGATCGACCCGGCGGATGTTGATGTCAATGTACATCCGGCCAAGCGCGAGGTGCGCTTCAGATCGCCGCAGGCTGTTCGGGCAGGGGTGATATCCTGCATTCGTGCCGCGATTGAACAGTTCGGAAAATCCGTTTCATCTACAACTACCGATCAGGCGATGCGTTCGATGCAGTATGGAGGGGGGGCAACAGGTGCAGCTTCTTCGGGTGGCGGTATGCCACGTTTTGCATCCGGTGATTTCAGACCTCCATCATCGACATCAATGCCGAGAGATGTGCAATCCATGCTTTTCTCTTCTCCACGGGTTGCGGAACCTGCTTCGGAGTATGGCATGAATGGGCAGCCTGACTTGGGTCATCCGCTGGCCCAGATTCACCGCTGTTACATTCTGGCTCAGACCGAAGCGGGTGTGATCCTTGTTGATCAACATGCGGCACACGAGCGCATGACCTACGAAAAATTAAAGAAGCAGCTGGCGGGTAAAAAAGTATCCAGTCAGAAGCTGTTGACCCCTGAGTCACTACAGACTGATGGAAAAACGGCGGCCTGGCTGCATGAACACGCCGAAGAGCTGCAACCCTTTGGTGTGGAGCTTGAGATTAGTGGTGATGAGCTGTTTCTGATTCGTGCTGTGCCAGCCATGCTGGTGCGCGAACCGGCTGTCGAACTGGTAGCCGAGCTTGTAGAGAGCATCATGCTGATCGGGGCTGACTCTGAAGCTGATGGTCGCGGACTGGGGCGCATTCTTGAGCGCTGGTTGGGTAATCGCGCCTGTAAAGGTTCAATTAAATCCGGTCGCCTGCTCTCCCATGAGGAGCAGGAGGCGCTGCTGCGCGAGATGGAGCTCACCCCCAATATCGCCCAGTGTAATCATGGTCGCCCCACCTATGTCAGTCTGTCGCTCAATGATCTGGATCGTCTGTTTGGAAGGAAAGAGTAGTGCATCTTGATCCGGTGATTCTGGTGATCACCATTGTGCTGTTTTTCTCCATGCTCATGGCTTATGTCGCGATGCGGGTGAAGTTACCGATTGTGGTCGCTTATATTCTTACCGGCATTGTTATCGGACCTTCCGGGTTTGCTGTGATTGAAGATCATGATCTGGTTACACGTATTGGTGAGATAGGTGTGATCATGCTGCTCTTTTTTGTCGGTATGGAGGTCTCTATTCCGCGCCTGATGCAGGGTTGGAAGGTGGCCTTTGTCGGCACCAATATTCAGATTATTATCAGTGTTGTTGCCTGTGTTGGCCTGGCTCTTATTTTTGATATGAGCTGGCAGCAGGGTGTGCTCTACGGTTTTATTATCAGCCTTTCCAGTACTGCCGTTGTTTTGAGGATGTTGCAGGACTCCGGAGAGCTGGAGCTGCCAATGGGGCAGAGTGCGCTGGGTGTATTGCTTGTTCAGGATATGGCGATCATTCCGATGATGATCATCCTCAGTATGCTTGGCAGTGGTGATGATATCTCGGTTTCAGGCATTGCTGTGCAGGTGGCTGGTGGTGTTGCCATCCTTCTATTTGTCTTCTGGCTGATGCGTAGTAATCGTTTTCATATACCTGAGGCGCTGTTGGGCAGTTATGAGCACCGGATGATGCTTGGCCTGCTCCTCTGTCTCGGTTCTGCTTCGCTGACCGGCTGGCTGGGCCTCTCTCCTGCATTGGGTGCTTTTCTGGCCGGGGTGCTGCTGGCTTCCTCAGATCAGTCCAAATGGGTGCATGAACATCTAGGTCCGGTACAGGTCATATTTATGGCGATGTTTTTTCTCTCTGTCGGCATGCTTGTCGAGATCGAGGTGCTGCTGGCGCACTGGCAGTTGGTGCTGGGCGCCACACTGCTGGTCTTTATGTTTAATGCAGGTACTAATGTTTTTGTTATGAAGGCGCTGGGAGAAGATTGGGAGTCATCACTGATCACTGCCGGTCTGCTCAGTCAGATCGGAGAGTTCTCATTTCTGCTGGCTGCTGTCGGCATGCATGTGGCCTTGATCAATGAAGCCCAACACTCGATGACTGTGCTGGTGATTGCACTGACCCTAATGTTAAGCCCGTTATGGCTGTCGATCATTAAACGTTTTGCCCGAATGAGGGGTGTCATATGAAGGCGGTAAAACATTGAACAGAGCTAATGAAGTGAAATTGTCAGCCGTTGCATTGATGGGCGCTACAGCTACGGGTAAGTCGTCGCTGGCGCTTCAGGTGGCTAAAGCAGCGCAGAGCTCGATTATCTGTTGTGACTCGATGCAGCTCTATCGCGGGCTGGATATAGGCACAGCCAAACCAACTGCCGATGAGCGTAGTGAAGTAAGCCACTTTCTTGTCGATTGCTGTGAGTTGCCTGATCACTATTCGGCAGCACGCTGGGCCGAAGAGGCGCGGCTGAAAATCGCCAGCGAAAATGCGGCGGGGCGCATACCGCTGATTGTCGGTGGTACAGGGCTCTATCTTAAAGCGCTGCTGGAAGGTTTTGCCGATATTCCTGATGAGAAGCCGGAGATACGTAAAAAGTTTGAGATGATGCACTGGGTAGAGGGTGTTGAAGGATTGTATGGCTACCTGCAGCAGCATGATGCGGTGATGGCGGAGCGGCTGAAGGCCGGTGATAGCCAGCGTATTATGCGTGCCCTCTGTGTGCTGGAGAGTACGGGACGTTCACTGGCTGATTGGCAGGCAGAGGCCTCTGCTCAGGTGGTGGCGATCGACTGTCCGGTGTTTGTGCTTGATGTTGAGCGTGAGATTCTGCGCCAGCGTATTGCTGACCGTTTTCAGTTGATGATGGAGAAAGGCTGGCTGGACGAGGTTCGCTGGTTAGCAGGTTTGAATCTTGTTGATACCCACCCTGCGATGCGGGCGGTGGGATACCGGCAGTTGCTTGATCATCTCAAGGGTGAATTGACGCTGGAGAAAGCGATCAGTGATGCTGTCACAGCCACACGGCGATATGCCAAGCGGCAGGTGACCTGGTTTAACCACCAGACACCTGATGCTCTGCATGGCAGTGCGGATCAGTTGCAAGAAAAAATCATGGAGCAGCTACAGAATAGATGAGTGTTGAACGATGAGTGTTGAGATGAACGATACCCAGCAGGCACCGGATGTTGCTATCTGTGTGCACCCGGAGCTAGCCAGTAGACGCATTGGTGATTACGCATGGAAGGCGCGTGCTGAAGAGTTTATCCGTCTTGTTGAGAGTAGTAGTTGTGAACTGGTGAACTCCTTTCGTTTTGGCGTGCGCAGGGCGATTCCCGGCACACTGCTCGGTTCAGGTCAGGTCGAAGAGATACGTCTGCAGGTTGAGATACATGAAGCTGTCGTGGTGTTTGTGGATCATCCGCTCTCACCGGTACAGCAGCGTAATCTGGAGAAGGCGTGGAATGCCAAGGTGGTGGATCGTACCGGTCTTATTCTGGAGATTTTCGCATCACGGGCCCGCACCCGTGAAGGTGTATTGCAGGTGGAGCTGGCCAGCCTGAACTATCAGTTGGGACGACTGGTGCGCAGCTGGACCCATCTGGAGCGTCAGCGTGGTGGCTTTGGTTTTATGGGTGGTCCGGGTGAGCGTCAGATTGAGCTGGATCGGCGTATGATCCGGGTCAAGATCCGGTCACTGGAGAAGGATCTTGATAAGGTGCGTCAGATGCGTGCGACGCAGAGGGCAGGGCGGCTGAAGAAGGATATCCCCACCGTTGCACTGGTGGGTTATACCAATGCCGGAAAATCGACACTTTTCAACTATTTGACCCAATCAGGTGTCTATGTCGCAGATCAGCTGTTTGCCACGCTTGATCCGACCTTGAGGCTGCTGGAGCTTCCCGGTGGCCTGCGGTTGATGCTCTCTGATACGGTGGGTTTTGTGCAGGAGCTGCCACATGAGCTGGTTGATGCCTTTCGTGCCACCCTTGAAGAGGTGATCGAGGCTGATCTGATTCTGCATGTGCGTGATGCTGCTGATCCGATGCTGGCTGAACAGGCCAAGGTGGTTGATGAGACACTGGAGCAGCTTGGTCTGGTTGGCGATCTGGCGCCACCTATACTTGAGGTGATGAACAAAAAGGATCTGGCTCCCGGATTGCAGAGTTTTCGGGCAGAGACAGTGGCAGGCAGTCGCATCGCCCTCTCAGCTATTACCGGTGACGGGGTGGATGAGTTGATTGAGCTGCTCTCTGACTGGTTGAAACAGGAGATGCATGAGCTGCATCTGAAGTTTGATCTCTCTGATGGTCGCTCGCTCGCCTTCTGTTACCAGCACGGTTCCGTGCTCTCCAAATCCGTGGATGAGTCGGTCATTGATGTGGTGGTGCGCATGAATCCTGCTGATGCCGGGCGTCTTGTACTTGATGGAGAGCTGCACCGATTGCAGTAGCAAAATCGGCTCTACAGCCGATTGATCACATGAGTGATCACATAGGTGGAAGTCGAAGGTGACGTAACAGCTTCGATTCGCCATAATACGCGCCCCGAATTCCTCATGAGTCGGGAGTAGCGTAAAAAGGGGTGTGATAACACTGCCTTTTTTCTTATTTTTCAGGAGTTTTCATGTCCGATCGCAGTCAGTTTTTTAATGCCCCGCTTGCTGATACAGTGGTTAAAGATGCCATTGCAGCCGAGCTAGGTCGCCAGCAGCACACACTGGAGCTTATCGCCAGTGAGAATATTGTTTCCCGTGCCGTGATGGAGGCGCAGGGCTCTGTGATGACCAACAAATATGCCGAAGGTTATCCTGGACGTCGTTACTACGGTGGTTGCGAGCATGTTGACGTGGTTGAAGCCCTGGCGCAGCAGCGTGCCTGTGAGCTGTTTGGCGTGAAATATGCCAATGTGCAGCCGCATTCAGGTTCTCAGGCCAATATGGCTGTGTTTATGGGGCTGTTGAACCCCGGTGATACCATCATGGGTATGGATCTCTCTCACGGAGGTCACCTGACCCACGGTTCACCTGTAAACTTCTCCGGTCGCCTCTATGAGGTTGTCGCTTATGGTGTTCGCAAGGATAACGAACTGATCGATTACGATGTCATGGCGAAGATGGCAGAGGTTCAGCGCCCTAAGATGATCATCGGTGGCGCATCAGCATATGAGCGTGGTTTCGATTTTGCCCGTATGCGCGAAATTGCTGATTCCGTAGGTGCGATCCTGATGGTGGATATGGCGCATTATGCAGGCCTGATCGCTGCCGGTGTCTATCCGAGCCCGGTAGGTCATGCGCATGTGATTACCACCACTACCCATAAAACCCTGCGTGGTCCACGCGGCGGCATGATTCTGACCGACGATGCGGAGATCTATAAAAAGATCAACTCGCGTATATTCCCCGGCATTCAGGGTGGTCCGTTGATGCATGTCATTGCTGCCAAGGCTGTGGCTTTTGGCGAAGCACTCGGTGAGCAGTTTAAAGCTGATCAGAAACAGGTGATCGCCAATGCACGCGCACTGGCAGCAACCCTGACTGAGGGTGGCTTGCGTATTGTCTCCGGCGGTACCGATTGTCATATGTTCCGTGTTGACGTGCGTCCACAGGGGATCACCGGCAAACAGGCTGAAGAGGCTCTGGAAGCGGCAGGCATTACCACCAACAAGAACACTATTCCGTTTGATCCTGCATCACCGTTTGTCACCTCCGGTATCCGTATCGGTGCTTCTGTGGTGACTGCCCGTGGTATGCTGGAAGCTGATGCAGCCCTGATTGGTGAGATGATTCTCAAGGTATTGAATGCACCCGAAGATGCAGCTGTACATGCAGCCGTATTTGAAGATGTGCGCAAACTGACTGACCGTTTTCCGATTTACGAAGATTAAGAGATATCGTCGCTGTCAGTAGTTGATCTGAATGTATTGCCCTTATTGTGCCAATGATGATACCCGCGTGGTGGATTCTCGTGTCGTAGAAGATGGTGCCGCGGTGCGCCGCAGGCGTGAGTGTGAGTCATGCGGCAAACGCTTTTCCAGTTTTGAACGTGCCGAGCTCAAGCTGCCGCTGGTGGTGAAGAAGGATGGTGCACGACAGGCATTCAGTATCGGTAAAATTCATTCCGGTATGCAGAAGGCGCTGGAGAAACGGCCGGTTTCGGCTGAGGCGCTGGAGAAGGGTGTCAATGCGGTGCTGCGGGCGGTGCAGGAGCAGGGTGAGTCGGAGATTGCGGCTCAGAGCGTTGGTGATTTTGTCATGGAGCAGTTGCGCAGGCTTGATGGTGTGGCCTATGTGCGTTTTGCCTCTGTGTATAGAGAGTTTAAAGATGTGGATGATTTTCTGGCGGCGGTAAAAACCGTAGTTGGAAAGAAGGAGTAGAGATGTCTGTAAAGATTGCAGTGTTGCCCGGTGATGGTATCGGAAAAGAGATCGTCGATGAGGCGTTGAAAGTCCTTGAGGTGCTTAACCGCAGCTTCGGCCTTGATGCCAGCTGGGAAGAGGGAACGATTGGTGGTGTCGGTTACGACGTGGCCGGTGATCCCTATCCGGAGGCAACCCAGAAGCTGGTCAAGGCATCGGATGCGGTACTGCTTGGTGCTGTAGGTGGCCCGAAATGGGAACCACTGGACAAACCTCTGCGTCCTGAAGCCGGACTACTGCGCATTCGCGAAGATCTCGGTCTGTTTGCCAACTATCGTCCAGCCAAGGTGTTTGAGCAGTTGGTGAATGCTTCAACCCTTAAACCTGAAGTGATCAGCGGTGTTGATATTCTGGTGGTACGTGAACTGGTCTCCGGTATCTATTTCGGTCAGCCACGCGGCATTGAAGAGCTGCCCAACGGTGAAAAACGTGGCTTTAACACGCTTGCCTACAAAACCTCCGAGATTCAGCGCATCGCCCGCAAGGCTTTTGAGGCGGCACGCCTGCGCTCCAACCGGGTCTGCTCGATTGATAAGGCCAATGTGCTTGAAGCCACTGAATACTGGCGTGAAGTGGTGACTGAACTGCATGCTGCTGAGTATGCTGATGTCGAGCTCTCACACATGTATGTGGATAATGCTGCCATGCAGTTGATCCGCAATCCCAAGCAGTTTGATGTGATTGTAACGACCAATATGTTTGGCGATATCCTCTCTGATGAGGCCTCCATGCTGACCGGCTCTATCGGTATGCTGCCATCGGCTTCGATTGGTGTGGAGTATGCCATGTATGAGCCGATTCATGGCTCTGCCCCTGATATCGCCGGCCAGAACAAAGCCAATCCGCTGGCAACGATTCTCTCAGTATCGATGATGTTACGTTTCTCATTGGATCGCGCTGATCTGGCCGACAAGATTGAACAGGCGGTGGAGAATACCCTCAATGCAGGTGTGCGCACCATTGATCTTGCTGATGGTGGGGCATTTGTTAGCTGTTCCGGCATGGGTGATGCCGTATGTGAAGCACTGGAGGCTCTGGCGTGAGCGAGCAATTTCTGCCGAAAAAAGATGAGGGATATGTTGTTGCAGTAGTCGGAGCAACCGGCGCGGTCGGTCAGACCATGCTGGAGATTCTTGCTGAGCGTAACTTCCCTGTAGATGAGCTCTTTCCGGTGGCATCCAGCCGCAGTGCCGGCTCTACCATTGAGTTCAAAGGTAAAGAGTACGTTGTTCAGGATCTGGAAACTTTTGATCCGAGCGGTGTCGATATTGCACTCTTCTCAGCAGGTGGTGGCACATCAAAAGAGCATGCGCCGCGTTTTGCAGCGGCTGGCTGTTATGTGATTGATAACTCCAGTGCCTGGCGCATGGATGAAGAGATCGCTCTGGTTGTGCCGGAGGTGAATCCGCATGCGCTGGAGATGGCGCGTGAGAACAAGATTATAGCCAATCCCAACTGCTCAACCATTCAGATGGTTGTAGCGCTGCAACCGCTGCATAGGGCAGTACCGATCAAACGTGTTGTGGTGACGACCTATCAGGCGGTTTCAGGTGCTGGCGGTAAAGCCATTGATGAGCTGGCCAAGCAGACCATGCAGTTGCTCAGCAGCAAGAGCGCGGAAGTGAATGTTTTCCCTGCCCGCATCGCTTTTAATGTGATTCCACAGATCGATGTGTTTATGGACGATGGTTACACCAAAGAAGAGCGCAAAATGATGGATGAGACGGTGAAGATCATGGAATCTGAGATCGCCGTCACAGCAACGACGGTTCGTGTGCCTGTATTCTACGGCCATTCGGAAGCGGTAAACATCACCTTTTCCGCTCCGATGGATGCCGAGAGGGCACGTCAACTGCTTGCCGATGCCGAAGGTATCTGTGTGGTTGATGATCCATCTGCAGAGGACTATCCGATGCCGAGTGAGGCTGCCGGCACTGATCCGGTCTGGGTGGGCCGAATTCGTAACGATGATTCCTGTGCGAATTCTTTGCATTTATGGGTTGTTGCCGATAATGTACGTAAAGGTGCGGCTCTAAATGCTGTACAGATAGCGGAAATTCTGATTCGTCACTCTTAGGAGAATAGCTCCTGTGAGATGATGGAGGGGCGCAAAATGATTCAAGTAAAGCATATCTTTCGGCTGGTCTGTTTGGCTGTTGCGCTACTGATGGCGGGTGGCGCATATGCCGCATCCCTTGAAAAGATTGAGGTTAACTCACGTCTGAGTGAACCGTTTTTTGCTGAAATCCCTCTTACACTGGATGCCAATGAACTGGTCTCCAAGCTGTATGTCGAAATTGCGGCAGCTTCTGATTACAAGATTTTCGAGGTTTACCGTGATCCTGAGCTCAGCGCTATTCGTGCTGATCTTGAGAGTGATGCCCGTGGTGTGCGTGTTAAGCTCACGTCACGCACCGCTATTAAAGCCCCGTTTTTTAATCTGATCATAAAAATCCGTCATGGTCGCGTGGCCAATTTCAAAAAATATCCAGTCTTCCTTGAGGCACCGAAAACTGTTGTTCAGGCTGCAGAGAAGCCGCCGGTTCCGACTGTTCATGAAGTAACACCGATGGACAGCTCTGTGACCGAACAGGCCTCAGTGGCTGCCACTGAAGTTGAAGCGGCACCGGCTGTTGCCGATGTTCAATATTTTGAAGGCTGGGCCAGAACCGCTCGTTACGGCCCGATTGTTCGTGGTGATATGCTCTCCACAGTTTCTCAGCGTCTGCGTGTTGATCAGCGATATACAATGTCGCAGGTGATGGCTGCTCTGTTTGAGAAGAACAGGTCTAAATTTGATAAAGGTAATATGAACCTGCTGATGAAGGGTCGTTTCCTTGATGTGCCGACAGCAACTGAGGTTGAGTCAATTTCAGCCAAAGATGCATACAAGCTTTTTACCGAGCATGAAAAACAGTGGAAAGAGCTGAACAGGCAGCCACGTTATGCGGCAGAAGCAGAAGTTCAGCGTACCCGCTACTCCAAGCGTGTACGTATGGGTGAACAGGCTGATGGTGTAGCCGCTGCACCGGTGGCAGTAGCCACTGCCGAGATTGCAGAGGAGAAAGCAGCCGATAGTGGTGACGGAACGACTGCACAGGATGGTGCTGAATCAGGAATAGTTGATCAGCAGCCTGCGCTTGCGGTTGATGAGAGTGCTGCCAAAGCCATCGCTGAAACGACTGCGCTGCTGGCTGAACTGCAGAAACAGAATGAGCTGTTGCAGCAGAAGCTTGAGCAGAGCGAGCAGAGTATTGCTGCACTGAGTCAGAAGGTTGATCAGGCTGCTACGGCCGCATCTGATGCCAATGTGAAACGTTTGGAAATACTGATGGCCCGTATGCAGGGCGAACTTGAAAAAGCAAAGGCCCAAACCGCCGCCCAGCAGGATGCCGGTGCCATGGATTGGGTGATCTGGCTGCTGATTGCACTGGTGGTTGTTTTACTGATAGTGGTTGTGTTGCTGATGCGCAGAGAACCTGCTCACCCGTCTGCTGCAGTAGTTGAGCCTGAGATTGAAGAGAAAGCTTCTGTCGGAGAGCCGCAACAGGCCACAGCAAGCTTGGATATTGAGCCTGAAACAGCGCAACAGCCACCTGCTGAAACGAAACAGGATGAACCTGTTGCAGAAACGGCTGCTCAGAAAGCCGTTGATGCTGTTGAAGAAGAGTCCGACCTGTTTGATTCGATCGACAATTTCCCTGATGAGTTAACCGATACCGACACGGCTGAAATGGTGCCGTTTGATTTCGGTTCAATGGAAGATGCTGATCCTAATGTTGACTACCTCTCTGAGGCGGATGTCTATATCCGTTATGGTATGGAAGATGAGGCACTGCAGCAGCTTGATCTGGCGCTGCGTTTGAACGGAGACAATTCGGATGCACATATCCGCAAGGCAGAGTTGCTGTTTGCCAAAGGTGACGCTGGACTCTTCAATCAGGCCAATATTGCTGCGCTGGCTGCGCTTAGCGGGGCCGGACTGGCAGCGTATAAAACAGCGACAAGCTCGTTCTCAGCTCTGGCTGATGAGCCCGTGGTGGTTGAAGCCTCCGAGGCAGACCAGCTGCAGGGTGATGACGTCGAAATTGGCACAACAGAAGAGGTTGAATCAGCAGATGGACCAACGCTCGATTATGATTTCTCAGGACTGGATGACCTTGATGACGATATAGCCAAGGCCGCTGCAGCTGCTCCGGAAGAAACAGGTGAATCCCAGAGTGCCGATGATAAT from Mariprofundus sp. NF harbors:
- a CDS encoding FimV family protein; translated protein: MIQVKHIFRLVCLAVALLMAGGAYAASLEKIEVNSRLSEPFFAEIPLTLDANELVSKLYVEIAAASDYKIFEVYRDPELSAIRADLESDARGVRVKLTSRTAIKAPFFNLIIKIRHGRVANFKKYPVFLEAPKTVVQAAEKPPVPTVHEVTPMDSSVTEQASVAATEVEAAPAVADVQYFEGWARTARYGPIVRGDMLSTVSQRLRVDQRYTMSQVMAALFEKNRSKFDKGNMNLLMKGRFLDVPTATEVESISAKDAYKLFTEHEKQWKELNRQPRYAAEAEVQRTRYSKRVRMGEQADGVAAAPVAVATAEIAEEKAADSGDGTTAQDGAESGIVDQQPALAVDESAAKAIAETTALLAELQKQNELLQQKLEQSEQSIAALSQKVDQAATAASDANVKRLEILMARMQGELEKAKAQTAAQQDAGAMDWVIWLLIALVVVLLIVVVLLMRREPAHPSAAVVEPEIEEKASVGEPQQATASLDIEPETAQQPPAETKQDEPVAETAAQKAVDAVEEESDLFDSIDNFPDELTDTDTAEMVPFDFGSMEDADPNVDYLSEADVYIRYGMEDEALQQLDLALRLNGDNSDAHIRKAELLFAKGDAGLFNQANIAALAALSGAGLAAYKTATSSFSALADEPVVVEASEADQLQGDDVEIGTTEEVESADGPTLDYDFSGLDDLDDDIAKAAAAAPEETGESQSADDNDFAEMDWLHDASFEDEVEGAATNEEDLAGQTIALTAADGETQMIDSILDDFEAAESTGISLADDEINSEQPLGLLPDDEGTLDLEAIGATQELDNLLNAFTEEGDEESPAETASDEASDSESLDFEQEVTATQHLDSLLGEFSDDDGMFDGEEEIIPATATESSEDEEQFGATQHLDVLMSEFSDSDEQMSGVDFEALTPAAVEEKGPAEGEEDPEATQQLDHLLSAFSSLEDETPEASEDPGATQQLDHLLGSFANQDDEPTASAVQRPASFATQESDSSVSSEDPGATQQLDHLLGEFSAFGDGESSEDDFEGLSFDKVDHLSEDTDEIEVDHCATQELDHLLSEFADDDDEDDKDKSA